atgtttctggtttaatcacgataagattttttctagatcctaaattaaattaatatttttacctCACTATTCCGGGAACAGACCAGTGTGAATTTTTTCGACGATGATGAAAAatattcattaacaaacatttttctGTAACTAAGATGAGACATTGATGAGCTAAAACTAATATATGATgataaaactatgaaaaaatttATGCTGCGTCTTCGTTAATAAGACTAGACTGGACTATAACATTGCTTCAAGGTCTACAGGATATTCAAAAATAcagtcggacttgtaacccaaaaaGTTTGCGGTTTCAAGTCTCAtaccggcagggattgtaggtggagggagtgaatgtacagcgctttctcccaccttcaataccacgactggtGCTCTTgggcaaggcaccgaacccaaAACTGCAAAAGATGgctgttcactgctctgtttgtgtgtgttcactgctgtttgtgtgttcacggtgtgtgtgtgtgtgtgtgtgtgtgtgttcactgctgtgtgtgtacactttggatgggataaatgcagagaaCCAATTCCTAGTATGGGTCACATTACTTGGCCCACGTCACATCACTTTTTATCACTTTCCTCATTAAGTCATTAATGTTAAccaacaaaaaatgttaaataaatatgtaaagtgAACCTACTGTATCTGAAAACTTCTATTTGAGTATGTAGAACAAAAATTATCATAATAggtatttgagaattgtcttactagtcacttggagcgaagtgtcctggagatgttgtcagagagcagctccgctccggctctgctggggtgcaggccatcagcgcgaaacagtctaagacgctcccagaaaagattccagttattaacaaatagcagtttctgttctttacaccatgacaataacccttcttttaaagcaaaaagtctactgaacctttcgtgtcctcgtcgatacgtgggcagtggtcctgacacgatgatagTCGAcacgggcgtcgtgctgcgaatcatctcaggtgtggctcagatttggggattctggtttacttaaggctgagaattggcaccaataataaaacctgtcagctaaggctgattaactggctgagattcgggccgGTTATAGCCCATGTGTGGCCagagtctttaatccagttctggccCACTTCCGGGCCGTCATTCTTTGCAGTACTTGGGCCAAGGGAATCTGGTgcagaagacatttgctatgtgggatACTACACATGAAATGTCtcctttaagatgtttttaacatctCTAGTCTGTGAGAAATTTATGGGGGCCGTGCGAAAATAACACTATCGAACATAACAGGATGCTGCGGCTGACAGGAGGTGATTATGTTGAAGATCAGATGATGTAAAATTATCAGTAAAACACATCATAAATGTTAAAGATGATCGACTGATAGTAGATTTTCTCATGACTTTACCACAAGCAGCCTCACGTTAGTCTATCTGTAATGTCTTTGCTGAACCAGTTTGAATGAAATGAAGAGTTTGTCTTTTCATATTTGTGGACTGCAAACGTTTAAGATGTTTGAAAgattttggttctgtttgtgtttgtggcgtCTGGTTGGTgagtctaaaatgtgtttttatgatttcAGTTTTTTCTATAGATtcgatgtttgtttatttgtttttctaaatgtcctttatataaaacactgtaGCTAAAAAAGCAGCAGCTTTAGTCACAATCGTGATGTGAATCTCATCTGAAGTAAAAGTGTTTTCTGTGTATTATATTATGTGGATCTGAAATTAACTTCAGTTCCTGCATCAGGAAATCTGAGTTTTATTCAAAATAGCCACAAACATAATCCACACACCACTCAACATTTGTGTCATTagagatatcttttttttttttttttttttttttaactttttattttagtaaagcaTCCAGTTATTTAAGTCTTGATCTctttctgtttgttcttcaggtgtgttcgGTGAGTCAGtctcagtgatggagggagatccagtcactctacacactggtcTTCTTAAAACGATGGCTGATGATGAGATTCAGTGGATGTTCGGATATAAAAGCATAGCTAAAATGTGTGTAACAGATGGAAAAAGCACTGTAAATTATATTCTtaacgggagattcagagacagactggagctggacaaacagactggatctctgaccatcacaaacagcaGACCTGAACACTCTGGAGTTTATCAACTACAGAACAACTGTTTGAGAAAGAGTTTCATTCTCACTGTACAACGTGAGTTAGCTGTTCATTTCTCctgattcatattttattcaccACAAAGAATGTAATCTTAATCCATCATTTTGAATCTGGgtccatgtgattttttttctcttcttatgTAAATTTCAAGTGTTTACTTTagtaaaccatttttaaaaagttattttaaaagtctTCATTTGTGACCCATTTCAGGTTGTCCTACATGCATGATTGGTGATGTAGATGATATATTAGTGGTGGAGGGATACAAGTTCAATTTATTCCCTAATCATACTGATATGATGGTTAGTGATGTGATTCAGTGGAAGTTTGTACCTGAAAACACTTTACTAGCTGAAATCAATAAACAGACCAACAGCATGGCTGtgtatgatgatgttcttgatggaagattcagaaacagactgaagctggacaatcaaactggatctctgaccatcatgaacatgaCAACTAAACATACTGGAGTTTTTGAAGTAAGGACCAAAAATTTGAGAAAGCGTTACATTTTCACTGTCTATGGTGAGATACTTTTCAGTTTGATCTTTATATTTATTCAATCTTAAAAAGTAAATCTAAATGAATACTTTatgatttaaatgtcattttatttgttaaatacattttaaaaataatctttaaattcagatt
This DNA window, taken from Carassius auratus strain Wakin chromosome 22, ASM336829v1, whole genome shotgun sequence, encodes the following:
- the LOC113039293 gene encoding uncharacterized protein LOC113039293: MEGDPVTLHTGLLKTMADDEIQWMFGYKSIAKMCVTDGKSTVNYILNGRFRDRLELDKQTGSLTITNSRPEHSGVYQLQNNCLRKSFILTVQRCPTCMIGDVDDILVVEGYKFNLFPNHTDMMVSDVIQWKFVPENTLLAEINKQTNSMAVYDDVLDGRFRNRLKLDNQTGSLTIMNMTTKHTGVFEVRTKNLRKRYIFTVYVRLPDTAISTDCPSPSSRPSPSSTTTTSSSSSSPPSPSTTKTTSSSSSSSSGSHPNSIINQTQHLNISQLCQPCSDSEHCCGSTEAVIRLVLSALVGVATVIILVYEIRSRRAEQSQVFIHTSES